A genomic stretch from Nilaparvata lugens isolate BPH chromosome 8, ASM1435652v1, whole genome shotgun sequence includes:
- the LOC111053597 gene encoding uroporphyrinogen decarboxylase — MSFPPLINDNFLRAVRGEKVDHVPVWIMRQAGRYLPEFRAFREKHNFFEICQTPAYATEVTLQPIRRYSLDASIIFSDILVIPQALGMIVEMRPGVGPVLPEPLVTVDDIQRLEKHIPVDVQEKLGYVAKAITMTRKQLEGKVPLIGFTGAPWTLMCYMIEGGGSKTMSKAKKWIYQWPQETKKLLSLLTDVIVDYLVMQANAGAQLLQVFESNAEYLGPEQFDEFSLPYLKQIAYRVKEMIGSELGTVPMTVFAKGAHYGLEKLGQSGYEVVGIDWTVDPVEARKRVGPNVTLQGNLDPCALYASKETIEKMAKTMVEKFGKHRYIANLGHGIYPDVPPENVEIFINAIQSACQ, encoded by the coding sequence ATGAGTTTTCCACCTTTGATAAATGACAATTTTCTTAGAGCTGTACGGGGTGAAAAAGTGGATCACGTTCCAGTATGGATAATGCGACAGGCTGGCCGGTATCTACCAGAGTTTAGAGCATTCAGAGAAAAACACAACTTTTTTGAAATATGTCAAACCCCTGCTTACGCAACAGAAGTGACCCTACAACCCATCAGAAGATATTCTTTAGATGCATCCATCATATTTTCAGATATTTTAGTTATTCCTCAGGCATTAGGTATGATAGTAGAAATGAGGCCTGGTGTTGGTCCTGTACTACCCGAACCACTTGTAACCGTAGATGATATACAAAGACTTGAAAAGCATATTCCAGTTGATGTTCAAGAAAAGCTAGGATACGTGGCAAAAGCAATAACAATGACTAGAAAACAATTGGAAGGAAAAGTACCACTTATTGGATTTACTGGAGCTCCTTGGACTCTAATGTGCTATATGATTGAAGGAGGTGGATCAAAGACAATGTCCAAAGCTAAAAAATGGATTTATCAATGGCCTCAGGAAACCAAAAAGCTTCTCTCTTTGTTAACAGatgttattgttgattatttagTAATGCAGGCAAATGCTGGGGCTCAACTGCTGCAAGTTTTTGAATCAAACGCTGAATATTTAGGGCCCGAACAGTTCGACGAATTTTCACTGCCTTACCTGAAACAAATCGCTTATAGAGTCAAAGAAATGATAGGATCTGAACTGGGCACAGTTCCGATGACTGTTTTTGCCAAAGGAGCTCATTATGGTTTGGAAAAACTAGGCCAGTCGGGGTATGAAGTTGTCGGGATTGATTGGACTGTAGATCCAGTAGAAGCAAGGAAGCGGGTTGGCCCTAATGTGACTCTTCAGGGAAATCTGGACCCTTGTGCGTTATATGCATCAAAAGAAACTATTGAAAAGATGGCTAAAACAATGGTTGAGAAATTCGGTAAACATCGATACATTGCTAATCTTGGTCATGGAATTTATCCCGACGTACCCCCTGAAAATGTTGAGATTTTCATCAATGCTATACAGAGTGCCTGCCAGTGA